A single region of the Vicia villosa cultivar HV-30 ecotype Madison, WI linkage group LG4, Vvil1.0, whole genome shotgun sequence genome encodes:
- the LOC131595547 gene encoding uncharacterized protein LOC131595547, which yields MDSSLINPRNLSRKTRGKRKIEESNVGDKKEDGRGYFTWNLDMERVLAETLRHQRGLGRQNGVRETVAYNVPADILSTRFNVQLNEEDVKNHIKLWRRWYRIVSDILCQSGFDWDDTKCMITVEDENAWNEYVKSHEEAKRFRFMVILNWNDIVDICAEDRASGVQVEHAFDEDDVMSNEASVDEKGSTLYIDSEEPNSATKKKIQCTCANKDKDIEGMINSMRELAESLKDFVQVSRKKMEGIAQEVVQEVLNETKIIFNSDDTLRYKAINQLIDSPKKLTVLKALPLSEKKNYLLASMY from the exons ATGGACTCTAGTTTAATCAATCCAAGAAATTTGAGCCGCAAGACAAGAGGAAAAAGAAAGATAGAAGAAAGCAATGTTGGGGATAAAAAAGAGGATGGAAGAGGTTACTTCACATGGAATTTGGACATGGAGCGTGTTTTAGCTGAAACACTTAGACATCAAAGAGGTTTGGGCCGCCAAAATGGAGTACGGGAAACAGTGGCATACAATGTTCCAGCTGATATTTTGTCTACACGCTTCAATGTTCAGCTTAATGAAGAGGATGTCAAAAACCACATCAAACTTTGGCGAAGATGGTATAGGATAGTTAGTGATATTCTCTGTCAAAGTGGGTTTGATTGGGATGACACAAAATGCATGATTACAGTCGAAGATGAAAATGCCTGGAATGAATATGTCAAG tCACATGAAGAAGCCAAAAGATTCCGATTTATGGTCATTCTGAATTGGAATGATATTGTAGATATATGTGCGGAAGATAGGGCAAGTGGAGTTCAAGTAGAACATGCATTTGATGAGGATGATGTCATGAGCAATGAAGCAAGTGTAGATGAAAAAGGTTCAACTTTATATATTGATTCAGAGGAACCAAATTCCGcaacaaagaaaaaaatacaatGTACCTGTGCTAATAAAGATAAAGACATAGAGGGAATGATAAATTCTATGAGAGAATTGGCAGAGTCATTGAAAGATTTTGTGCAAGTTAGTAGAAAAAAGATGGAAGGAATTGCTCAAGAAGTGGTGCAAGAAGTGTTGAATGAAACGAAGATAATTTTCAATTCTGATGATACTCTACgttataaagcaataaatcaGTTGATTGATAGTCCGAAGAAACTAACCGTTCTCAAAGCTCTTCCATTGAGTGAGAAGAAGAATTATCTCTTAGCTTCTATGTATTGA